The following are encoded together in the Daucus carota subsp. sativus chromosome 5, DH1 v3.0, whole genome shotgun sequence genome:
- the LOC108221065 gene encoding delta(12)-fatty-acid desaturase FAD2-like, protein MEQKLNTAIKRTSRSPYVKPPFTLSDVKKAVPPHCFERSAIRSLSYLVLDVVILFSLYHIAANYILTSELIQSSKLYLVTSGIIYSLLQGCILARFWVIGHECGHNAFSEYQWLDDTVGFITHSVVLFPYFSFKYSHHRHHSRTGSLEEEEFDIPLLKSQVPLMFRYLKNPVAKFFVVGAVLVVAVPLYLLVNFRGRIYDRFASHFDPYSPMFSYKQRAHVLLSDAGCLAVIFALYKLALLKGFAWVAFIYGGPYLFTNAMLIIVAVLQHTNPLVPYYDHSEWEWLKGSMATIDRDFGFLNTVFHQQPNTHVAHHLFPKMPHYHAVEATKAFKPILGEYYQYDFTPFYKSIWNTISDCVYVEEDQQNKGIYWYNNKF, encoded by the coding sequence ATGGAGCAAAAGTTGAACACTGCCATCAAAAGAACATCAAGATCTCCTTACGTTAAACCTCCATTCACTTTAAGTGATGTTAAGAAAGCAGTTCCGCCTCACTGTTTTGAGCGTTCGGCGATTCGCTCTTTGTCATACCTTGTCTTAGATGTCGTCATCTTATTCTCTCTTTACCACATCGCCGCAAACTATATCTTAACCTCTGAAttgattcagtcttctaaaCTCTATCTTGTTACTTCTGGGATCATATATTCATTGCTTCAAGGCTGTATACTAGCCCGATTTTGGGTCATAGGTCACGAATGCGGACACAACGCTTTCAGTGAGTACCAATGGCTCGACGACACAGTCGGATTCATCACCCACTCTGTCGTTCTGTTTCCTTACTTTTCATTTAAGTACAGCCACCATCGCCATCACTCGAGAACTGGATCCCTAGAAGAAGAGGAATTTGATATCCCACTGCTCAAGTCCCAAGTTCCCTTGATGTTCAGATACCTCAAAAACCCTGTGGCGAAATTCTTTGTTGTTGGTGCTGTTCTAGTTGTTGCCGTGCCTCTATACCTTCTTGTCAACTTCCGTGGTCGAATTTACGATCGATTCGCCTCCCATTTTGATCCGTATAGTCCAATGTTTTCATACAAGCAACGCGCTCATGTCCTGCTTTCCGATGCTGGGTGTTTGGCCGTCATCTTTGCACTGTACAAACTTGCTTTGCTAAAAGGGTTCGCATGGGTCGCTTTCATCTACGGAGGTCCATACCTATTCACAAATGCTATGCTTATCATAGTGGCCGTACTTCAACACACGAACCCTCTCGTACCTTACTATGATCACTCCGAGTGGGAATGGCTAAAGGGATCCATGGCTACCATCGATAGAGATTTCGGATTTCTCAACACGGTGTTTCATCAGCAGCCGAATACTCATGTAGCGCACCATCTCTTCCCGAAAATGCCACATTACCATGCGGTAGAAGCCACCAAAGCATTTAAGCCAATATTGGGCGAGTACTATCAGTATGATTTCACCCCATTCTATAAGTCAATTTGGAACACCATAAGTGATTGTGTCTACGTTGAGGAAGATCAACAGAACAAAGGGATATATTGGTATAACAATAAGTTTTGA